A region from the Drosophila bipectinata strain 14024-0381.07 chromosome 3R, DbipHiC1v2, whole genome shotgun sequence genome encodes:
- the LOC108129742 gene encoding tubulin polyglutamylase TTLL5 isoform X2, which translates to MPSSLSDALTNSSVSLDFLKQDDWITSGKMGSREAVLVFRTNILNPKTRKTLSEKSSAQTLSDPKDIDEETPASCEKTEPEEKTSTSSATCSNEALKEPAQRKIYFLRNNQNCDKSDKSKFLSPFKKLMNQYSSSDTSISSEGEEPARSSNENKSRVLKTNQNAINISIAESSSKESGYESIKPDKSNSNADTSEEDPDPEATSEDDDEIGVNMPAFKLKITYKFHQTETKLLRKLFTVHGLTETQGETNFNLLWTGVHMKLDILRNLAPYQRVNHFPRSYELTRKDRLYKNIERMQHLRGMKHFDIVPQSFVLPLEARDLMVAHNKHRGPWIVKPAASSRGRGIFIVNSPDQIPQDEQVLVSKYIVDPLCIDGHKCDLRVYVLVTSFDPLIIYLYEEGIVRLATVRYDRHADNLWNPCMHLCNYSINKYHSDYIRSSDAQVEDVGHKWTLSALLRHLKYQGCDTHQLMLNIEDLIIKAVLACAQTIISACRMFVPNGNNCFELYGFDILIDNSLKPWLLEINLSPSMGVDSPLDTKVKSCLMADLLTCVGIPAYSPEMRSHYDQKWSRFRSSSCQRQATVPPPSSSQKSSKKSKKKGAAAHVNLLTGEEQRILRNARHQYSRRGGFVRIFPTDDTMQRYGNFLDSANGIPISTPTVQSQTFQTPILQHNYNQMLHFNLYCQDGRLSKDDNTEENRIEQYERALETDSEIPFVKKPAMEKCEEEGRRLRKVMLKKISAGSELTQFQARQTFSLYLESVMRRLTEDPKDSHEKIILKFLNKFGGGVKPPVLFRNMQNLKVASKARSAMVAKLLGDFLENYKRDTESYVDSFDHFGMIPSSAYNQFLMHAQESDLEAVLTLHTNVTGIMPFLYNRCGLSVPPTPPIPSGLHGFLRALPSMVSASGTARELSKYDGYFKSYDKDKIFL; encoded by the exons ATGCCTTCGTCATTGAGTGATGCTCTCACAAATTCCTC AGTGAGTCTTGATTTCCTGAAACAAGATGATTGGATTACTAGTGGAAAAATGGGTTCGCGGGAGGCGGTACTCGTGTTCAGAACGAATATTCTCAATCCAAAAACTCGAAAGACCTTGTCGGAAAAGTCATCCGCCCAAACGCTGTCGGATCCCAAAGACATCGATGAAGAGACCCCGGCTTCGTGCGAAAAGACGGAGCCGGAGGAGAAAACTTCCACCTCGTCAGCAACCTGTAGCAACGAAGCTCTGAAAGAACCCGCGCAGCGAAAGATTTACTTTTTGAGAAACAACCAAAATTGTGATAAATCTGATAAATCCAAATTTTTAAGTCCTTTTAAGAAGCTTATGAATCAATATTCCTCGAGTGATACCTCTATTTCGAGCGAAGGGGAAGAGCCGGCTCGCAGTAGTAATGAGAACAAGTCGCGCGTCCTGAAAACCAATCAGAATGCCATTAATATTTCAATAGCGGAAAGTTCGTCGAAGGAAAGCGGTTACGAGTCCATCAAGCCCGATAAATCCAATTCGAACGCTGACACCAGCGAGGAGGATCCGGATCCGGAGGCGACCAGCGAAGACGACGACGAGATTGGTGTTAACATGCCTGcctttaaacttaaaattacCTACAAGTTTCATCAAACCGAAACGAAATTGCTGCGAAAACTATTTACAGTCCATGGCCTTACAGAAACGCAAGGCGAAACTAATTTTAATCTATTGTGGACCGGGGTTCACATGAAGTTGGACATTCTGAGGAATTTAGCCCCATACCAGAGGGTTAATCATTTTCCAAG GTCCTACGAGTTGACCCGCAAGGATAGGCTCTACAAAAACATCGAACGAATGCAGCATCTGCGGGGAATGAAGCATTTCGACATTGTGCCTCAGTCCTTTGTGCTGCCCTTGGAAGCTCGGGATCTAATGGTGGCGCATAACAAACATAGAGGGCCATGGATTGTGAAACCAGCAGCTTCAAGTCGCGGAAGAGGaatttttatagttaattcg CCGGATCAAATTCCTCAGGATGAACAGGTGCTAGTCTCAAAATATATTGTTGACCCGCTCTGTATTGACGGGCACAAGTGTGATTTAAGAGTATATGTATTAGTCACATCGTTTGATCctttgattatttatttatacgaAGAGGGCATCGTTAGACTGGCCACGGTCAGATACGATCGGCATGCGGACAATTTGTGGAATCCGTGCATGCACCTCTGCAACTACAGCATTAACAAATACCACTCGGACTACATACGAAGCTCTGATGCCCAGGTGGAAGACGTTGGCCACAAGTGGACACTGTCGGCACTCCTGCGGcatctgaagtatcagggttGTGATACTCATCAGCTCATGCTGAACATAGAAGATTTAATTATAAAGGCTGTGCTAGCCTGTGCTCAAACCATTATTTCGGCCTGTCGCATGTTTGTGCCCAATGGAAACAACTGTTTCGAGTTGTACGGATTCGATATACTCATTGACAACTCGCTAAAGCCCTGGCTCCTCGAAATCAATCTGTCCCCATCTATGGGGGTGGACAGTCCGTTGGACACAAAAGTGAAATCCTGCCTGATGGCTGATCTACTGACGTGCGTCGGCATCCCGGCTTATAGTCCGGAAATGAGATCTCATTACGATCAGAAGTGGTCCCGGTTCCGCAGCTCCAGTTGCCAACGACAAGCCACCGTTCCCCCGCCCTCGAGCAGTCAGAAGTCCTCGAAGAAGTCCAAAAAGAAGGGAGCCGCTGCCCATGTCAACCTCCTCACGGGCGAGGAACAGCGCATCCTTCGAAATGCCCGCCATCAGTATTCACGTCGCGGTGGATTCGTCCGCATCTTCCCCACGGACGACACCATGCAGCGATATGGCAATTTCCTTGATTCCGCCAATGGCATTCCGATTTCAACACCGACTGTTCAAAGTCAGACATTCCAAACGCCGATTCTTCAACATAACTACAACCAAATGCTGCACTTTAATTTATACTGCCAGGATGGACGGCTTAGCAAGGATGACAACACTGAAGAGAATCGCATCGAACAGTATGAACGGGCCTTGGAAACTGATTCGGAGATTCCGTTCGTTAAGAAGCCGGCTATGGAGAAGTGCGAAGAGGAGGGCCGAAGATTGCGGAAGGTGATGCTCAAGAAGATATCCGCTGGATCAGAGCTAACCCAATTCCAAGCACGACAGACCTTTAGTTTGTACCTGGAGTCGGTCATGCGACGCCTGACCGAAGATCCGAAAGATAGCCACGAGAAGATAATACTCAAGTTTCTAAACAAATTCGGTGGGGGTGTGAAGCCACCAGTTTTGTTCCGCAACATGCAAAACCTCAAGGTAGCCAGCAAAGCCCGGTCGGCGATGGTTGCCAAGCTTCTGGGTGATTTTCTGGAGAACTACAAAAGAGATACGGAATCGTATGTGGACTCCTTCGACCATTTTGGAATGATACCGTCAAGTGCCTACAATCAGTTCTTAATGCACGCCCAAGAGTCCGACTTGGAGGCAGTGCTGACCCTTCACACCAATGTTACGGGAATCATGCCCTTCTTGTATAATCGATGTGGACTGTCAGTGCCACCTACGCCTCCAATTCCGTCCGGGCTGCATGGATTTCTCAGAGCCCTCCCCTCAATGGTCTCCGCGTCTGGAACGGCCAGGGAACTTAGCAAATACGACGGATACTTTAAGAGCTACGACAAGGATAAGATATTTCTATAA
- the Nepl16 gene encoding membrane metallo-endopeptidase-like 1 isoform X1 yields MTADSSARNVFRKNGVAGLGNNGHGRNLITTANPSGGSSASLLQKQLSFKTPVGSKQMGKSDEIEMIDSSNIENFNNRYNKNSIIGWICCAPCIWLRTSAAVHKMAITSATLLVTTLLVASPILFLISTAPSPLPRDCYMEGDKCSPAVSAPPECTDPICETVASSIQARLNWNKDPCSEFKKFSCWRNTRNKNITNLIEMGNSQKSVDSQMLYLFQNKIMNGSFNILHNLFESCLQQTTNSTVMHRIFDSLGGYLPVGSVGPSRIAPLIAKIYDLGPSPLVDLYYDLSYGRRPHILLIISGPSTSSTILERKIRWMSPKAPPSRIKQGVPKLLADLIDNFLPPSVSYAQRVSEKDTIFEFVKDLNKLQVEHSRRGFWDSTVLYNVSSLQDLYPVLNWTLLIPQNWSGPIVVRNSDYLKALEYFLTKYPTRVAHNSLLLLSALEILPRDYPSPEVCTRSTMWALPELSSALYIAQHSSDELKDITKRAEIIFKSLKAHLKRAPSLKGAALVKLSALKIQSQTWEGFSNTTDLLSSLQTLDITAECWFQNILEIYKKNKVEPTDISLHGGSHDAWAYPIVSTIFYDTLSHSIVVPLSVILIPYFNAVLPPYLHYASVGVSIAKEILRSITKSFDEKAMRCVPHSVNIFSNYSRMDILIHSGGMQISYHSMLSLTGPIKGMARLPGLNLTPTQIFFLVSGQELCAESNYLGIDTNAPEFDNILGWLVAQGGSATEVFKCPSGSMINIQKTCNVL; encoded by the exons ATGACAGCTGATTCCAGCGCACGCAATGTATTCCGGAAGAATGGGGTTGCCGGGTTGGGCAACAACGGTCACGGACGGAATCTTATTACGACCGCCAATCCATCCGGCGGGAGTAGTGCGTCCCTCCTACAAAAGCAATTATCCTTCAAGACGCCCGTGGGATCAAAACAAATGGGCAAATCCGATGAGATTGAAATGATTGACAGCTCGAACATCGAAAATTTCAATAATCGATATAataag AATAGTATTATTGGATGGATCTGTTGTGCACCATGTATTTGGCTGCGAACCTCGGCGGCTGTCCACAAAATGGCCATCACATCGGCGACTTTATTGGTGACCACTCTACTGGTGGCATCGCCCATTCTATTCCTGATCAGCACAGCACCCTCACCTTTGCCCCGAGACTGCTACATGGAAGGTGACAAGTGTTCTCCCGCCGTTTCTGCACCACCAGAATGCACGGATCCCATTTGCGAGACCGTGGCCTCCAGTATTCAGGCCAGGCTCAATTGGAACAAGGATCCCTGCTCGGAGTTCAAAAAGTTCAGTTGCTGGCGCAACACACGGAATAAGAATATAACTAATCTAATTGAAATGGGAAACTCTCAAAAAAGTGTGGACTCACAAATGTTGT ATCTTTTTCAGAATAAGATTATGAACGGGAGCTTTAATATATTGCACAATTTGTTCGAGAGTTGTTTGCAACAGACAACTAACTCAACTGTAATGCACCGGATATTCGACAGTTTGGGAGGATATCTACCTGTTGGCTCCGTAGGACCCTCTAGAATAGCTCCTTTGATAGCAAAAATTTATGATCTCGGCCCAAGCCCTTTGGTAGACTTATATTACGATCTTAGCTATGGCAGGAGACCGCACATTCTATTAATAATTAGTGGACCTAGTACCTCTTCAACTATTTTGGAG CGTAAAATACGATGGATGAGCCCCAAAGCACCACCAAGTCGCATTAAGCAAGGAGTACCTAAACTATTAGCCGATCTAATCGACAATTTTCTACCGCCCTCAGTATCCTATGCTCAAAGAGTGTCCgaaaaggatacaattttcGAATTTGTTAAGGACCTGAATAAA CTGCAAGTGGAGCACTCTCGCAGAGGCTTCTGGGATAGCACCGTTTTATATAATGTATCAAGTCTACAAGACTTATATCCAGTT CTAAATTGGACCCTGCTTATTCCACAAAACTGGAGTGGACCTATTGTTGTCAGGAATAGTGATTATCTAAAAGCCTTAGAGTATTTTCTTACTAAATATCCAACTAGAGTTGCGCACAATTCCCTGCTATTGCTTAGTGCTTTAGAAATATTGCCTAGGGATTATCCAAGTCCCGAGGTTTGCACTCGATCAACCATGTGGGCACTACCAGAACTATCGTCGGCTTTATACATAGCCCAGCACTCGTCCGATGAGCTAAAGGACATAACCAAACGA GCGGAGATTATCTTTAAATCACTTAAGGCCCACTTGAAACGCGCTCCATCCTTAAAAGGAGCTGCTCTTGTTAAACTCTCAGCTCTGAAAATTCAGTCACAGACCTGGGAAGGATTCTCCAATACCACAGACCTATTGAGTTCGCTTCAAACCCTGGACATAACAGCAGAATGCTGGTTTCAAAACATTTTGGAAATTTACAAAAAGAATAAAGTTGAACCTACAGATATAAGCCTGCACGGAGGATCCCATGATGC TTGGGCTTATCCTATTGTGTCTACAATATTTTACGACACTTTGAGCCACTCTATAG TTGTTCCATTATCTGTCATACTCATACCGTATTTCAATGCTGTTTTGCCTCCATATTTGCATTATGCCTCTGTTGGCGTTTCCATTGCCAAAGAGATCTTACGCTCTATTACAAAATCGTTCGACGAAAAGGCAATGCGTTGTGTTCCACATTCTGTAAATATATTCTCAAACTATAGCCGCATGGACATCCTGATACATTCGGGAGGAATGCAGATCTCATACCACTCAATGCTTTCGTTAACCGGTCCAATTAAAGGAATGGCAAGACTACCTGGCCTTAATTTAACGCCAACACAAATCTTCTTTTTAGTTTCCGGCCAGGAACTGTGTGCTGAATCGAATTACTTGGGTATCGATACGAATGCTCCCGAGTTTGATAATAT ATTGGGTTGGCTCGTGGCCCAAGGCGGGAGTGCGACAGAAGTTTTCAAATGTCCATCGGGATCTATGATCAATATACAAAAAACCTGCAATGTGCTTTAA
- the Nepl16 gene encoding uncharacterized protein Nepl16 isoform X2 codes for MTADSSARNVFRKNGVAGLGNNGHGRNLITTANPSGGSSASLLQKQLSFKTPVGSKQMGKSDEIEMIDSSNIENFNNRYNKNSIIGWICCAPCIWLRTSAAVHKMAITSATLLVTTLLVASPILFLISTAPSPLPRDCYMEGDKCSPAVSAPPECTDPICETVASSIQARLNWNKDPCSEFKKFSCWRNTRNKNITNLIEMGNSQKSVDSQMLYLFQNKIMNGSFNILHNLFESCLQQTTNSTVMHRIFDSLGGYLPVGSVGPSRIAPLIAKIYDLGPSPLVDLYYDLSYGRRPHILLIISGPSTSSTILERKIRWMSPKAPPSRIKQGVPKLLADLIDNFLPPSVSYAQRVSEKDTIFEFVKDLNKLQVEHSRRGFWDSTVLYNVSSLQDLYPVLNWTLLIPQNWSGPIVVRNSDYLKALEYFLTKYPTRVAHNSLLLLSALEILPRDYPSPEVCTRSTMWALPELSSALYIAQHSSDELKDITKRAEIIFKSLKAHLKRAPSLKGAALVKLSALKIQSQTWEGFSNTTDLLSSLQTLDITAECWFQNILEIYKKNKVEPTDISLHGGSHDACSIICHTHTVFQCCFASIFALCLCWRFHCQRDLTLYYKIVRRKGNALCSTFCKYILKL; via the exons ATGACAGCTGATTCCAGCGCACGCAATGTATTCCGGAAGAATGGGGTTGCCGGGTTGGGCAACAACGGTCACGGACGGAATCTTATTACGACCGCCAATCCATCCGGCGGGAGTAGTGCGTCCCTCCTACAAAAGCAATTATCCTTCAAGACGCCCGTGGGATCAAAACAAATGGGCAAATCCGATGAGATTGAAATGATTGACAGCTCGAACATCGAAAATTTCAATAATCGATATAataag AATAGTATTATTGGATGGATCTGTTGTGCACCATGTATTTGGCTGCGAACCTCGGCGGCTGTCCACAAAATGGCCATCACATCGGCGACTTTATTGGTGACCACTCTACTGGTGGCATCGCCCATTCTATTCCTGATCAGCACAGCACCCTCACCTTTGCCCCGAGACTGCTACATGGAAGGTGACAAGTGTTCTCCCGCCGTTTCTGCACCACCAGAATGCACGGATCCCATTTGCGAGACCGTGGCCTCCAGTATTCAGGCCAGGCTCAATTGGAACAAGGATCCCTGCTCGGAGTTCAAAAAGTTCAGTTGCTGGCGCAACACACGGAATAAGAATATAACTAATCTAATTGAAATGGGAAACTCTCAAAAAAGTGTGGACTCACAAATGTTGT ATCTTTTTCAGAATAAGATTATGAACGGGAGCTTTAATATATTGCACAATTTGTTCGAGAGTTGTTTGCAACAGACAACTAACTCAACTGTAATGCACCGGATATTCGACAGTTTGGGAGGATATCTACCTGTTGGCTCCGTAGGACCCTCTAGAATAGCTCCTTTGATAGCAAAAATTTATGATCTCGGCCCAAGCCCTTTGGTAGACTTATATTACGATCTTAGCTATGGCAGGAGACCGCACATTCTATTAATAATTAGTGGACCTAGTACCTCTTCAACTATTTTGGAG CGTAAAATACGATGGATGAGCCCCAAAGCACCACCAAGTCGCATTAAGCAAGGAGTACCTAAACTATTAGCCGATCTAATCGACAATTTTCTACCGCCCTCAGTATCCTATGCTCAAAGAGTGTCCgaaaaggatacaattttcGAATTTGTTAAGGACCTGAATAAA CTGCAAGTGGAGCACTCTCGCAGAGGCTTCTGGGATAGCACCGTTTTATATAATGTATCAAGTCTACAAGACTTATATCCAGTT CTAAATTGGACCCTGCTTATTCCACAAAACTGGAGTGGACCTATTGTTGTCAGGAATAGTGATTATCTAAAAGCCTTAGAGTATTTTCTTACTAAATATCCAACTAGAGTTGCGCACAATTCCCTGCTATTGCTTAGTGCTTTAGAAATATTGCCTAGGGATTATCCAAGTCCCGAGGTTTGCACTCGATCAACCATGTGGGCACTACCAGAACTATCGTCGGCTTTATACATAGCCCAGCACTCGTCCGATGAGCTAAAGGACATAACCAAACGA GCGGAGATTATCTTTAAATCACTTAAGGCCCACTTGAAACGCGCTCCATCCTTAAAAGGAGCTGCTCTTGTTAAACTCTCAGCTCTGAAAATTCAGTCACAGACCTGGGAAGGATTCTCCAATACCACAGACCTATTGAGTTCGCTTCAAACCCTGGACATAACAGCAGAATGCTGGTTTCAAAACATTTTGGAAATTTACAAAAAGAATAAAGTTGAACCTACAGATATAAGCCTGCACGGAGGATCCCATGATGC TTGTTCCATTATCTGTCATACTCATACCGTATTTCAATGCTGTTTTGCCTCCATATTTGCATTATGCCTCTGTTGGCGTTTCCATTGCCAAAGAGATCTTACGCTCTATTACAAAATCGTTCGACGAAAAGGCAATGCGTTGTGTTCCACATTCTGTAAATATATTCTCAAACTATAG
- the LOC108129742 gene encoding uncharacterized protein isoform X1, translating into MDARNTPANKPLDGTKFLEMLSTISLEEVLKYEFRRTQAKKWDLLVEVCKDASTKKYQCNVCNVVQFGDKNLFSHLTGKKHNALLTSIMDLQIRKRGAPPPQRGRPADKPAGNSNSNNNNASNSNNSNNLNSRNSNSNNNANSNSKPNNSNSNKPNISNSNSNNSNQNKPVQRNVSPQKKPTPNSGANKKAEEPKPSTAEKPSGNGPPSRGVPNTNSSAKSQPQRKPGQNDKPAPRDNSAKNKNNVPNIVKNPLSNKISIVPLAKLISSNPEPEEDDNDMPMDVIVIDEDPPSENANHSIPIQTGLRQPAQEVDKNSQKRSAPPSSRPAVGKQINPSVSENSTARPDGLTFESSNVTEILGLVGVEYVLKIVRSVNARNARYLCCLCDITADEQRMQNHLVGYNHRLKYFDKHFPTAMRQYRQYVANVPESDVAKIMMPIFEKLAMAIEKHHGRESPYMCYEYYFGKDRNSLTTKVFSRRHASELLGPSFTHVVDAKEVEQMIEKMRQSKQQPQPLMGMEPSNPYGQPYAQQARPNNYANYNPEGPANNPPQSQTVDDETHKRMVDRFLRGNRPSRGDNHGSRNPKRNRSRSPSNEQRKRTVANPTKRLWNVERRSLSPLRDGDIWQAYRHMVDQKVRDLNVSFDAYKADPEQHPNYQQEWQRFWKRRKDELIQAGINHRSYNFQNEWIHYFNARLDELYNLEIEDIKLKCRERLCLPLTNHELENEKYHVHVRGVEEPQLRQPEPRQPEPRQQAPHQLAPRQLEPRQLEPRQMAPRQLEPRQPEQGHPDPSKKIRSSPPKEVEPPNVIHVLRLLTALENYLGSLGPFVTEMLAKALQTQRLYPDRVHNVILTSENCAILETAKEKFTGLLISQIYDPTKEKALKRAVHDTEMLLEEATKFVAPKDPDSIKIAPQVMEKPQGFGFDNKNKNPNQMQLLDQNSKKPFDKTELAAKLASSLVSQGKTSINREELQKILQVYNLIEQKKRQDDPPNSSDSPDRPIRSRNSPFDSEANDNPLSQHSTRNLNTNNETSNFTGQNYSENVARLNNKNSNMANSDKNYTSDRGFGSGSRQNSGSGGYQNTQYPSCSGTLQSSQYGSGLGSLQGNQYGARSGGLRNSEYGSGSGPAGLQQNLFGSGGGGLSSNQFGLGSGGLNNNPYGSGSSGGRYSSTQPGTGGSSLSSSSVLPNNLQMSSLFNFNTNLNPTYNSNRRSHNY; encoded by the coding sequence ATGGATGCCAGAAACACTCCAGCCAACAAGCCCTTAGATGGGACAAAGTTTCTAGAGATGTTGTCAACCATATCATTGGAGGAAGTGCTCAAGTATGAGTTCCGCCGTACACAAGCCAAAAAATGGGATCTGCTGGTGGAAGTATGCAAGGATGCCTCCACAAAGAAGTATCAATGCAATGTCTGCAATGTCGTTCAGTTCGGCGACAAGAACTTGTTCAGTCACTTGACTGGCAAGAAGCACAATGCCCTGCTGACCAGTATTATGGACCTTCAGATTAGGAAGAGGGGTGCCCCACCGCCACAGAGAGGCCGACCTGCAGATAAGCCAGCTGGTAATTCAAACTCCAACAATAATAATGCTTCGAATTCAAACAATTCCAACAATTTGAATTCAAGAAACTCCAATTCCAACAACAACGCTAATTCAAATTCCAAGCCAAACAACTCGAATTCAAATAAACCTAATATTTCCAACTCAAACTCCAACAATTCGAATCAAAACAAGCCTGTCCAAAGAAACGTGTCACCACAGAAAAAACCTACTCCAAACTCTGGAGCCAACAAAAAGGCAGAGGAACCAAAGCCCTCAACTGCAGAAAAGCCTTCGGGCAACGGACCCCCTTCGAGAGGTGTTCCCAATACCAACTCTTCAGCCAAGTCTCAACCTCAAAGAAAACCTGGACAGAATGATAAACCAGCTCCTAGGGACAATtcggccaaaaacaaaaacaatgtaCCAAACATTGTcaaaaatccgctgtccaacaAGATTTCTATTGTACCACTGGCCAAGCTGATTAGCTCCAATCCAGAGCCCGAAGAAGATGATAATGACATGCCTATGGATGTAATAGTGATTGACGAAGATCCCCCATCGGAGAATGCCAACCACTCCATACCGATTCAAACAGGGCTAAGGCAGCCCGCCCAAGAGGTGGAcaaaaattctcaaaaaagAAGTGCTCCACCATCCTCACGACCGGCTGTaggcaaacaaataaatccATCGGTTTCGGAAAATTCTACAGCCAGACCCGATGGCCTGACCTTTGAGTCTAGCAACGTGACCGAAATCCTGGGACTTGTTGGCGTGGAGTATGTTTTGAAAATAGTTCGAAGTGTAAACGCCAGGAATGCCAGATATTTGTGCTGCCTGTGCGACATTACCGCCGATGAGCAGAGAATGCAGAACCACTTGGTCGGTTATAATCACCGCTTGAAGTATTTTGACAAGCATTTTCCTACCGCGATGCGCCAGTACCGCCAGTATGTGGCCAATGTACCGGAGAGCGATGTCGCCAAGATAATGATGCCGATATTTGAAAAACTTGCCATGGCCATTGAGAAGCACCACGGTCGCGAGTCCCCGTATATGTGCTATGAGTATTATTTTGGCAAAGATCGCAACTCTCTGACCACCAAAGTTTTCAGCCGACGCCATGCCTCGGAGCTACTGGGCCCTTCGTTCACGCACGTGGTTGACGCCAAGGAAGTCGAACAGATGATTGAAAAGATGCGCCAGAGCAAGCAACAGCCTCAGCCGTTGATGGGCATGGAACCCTCGAATCCCTATGGTCAACCATATGCTCAGCAGGCTCGTCCCAATAACTACGCCAACTACAACCCAGAGGGGCCTGCAAACAATCCGCCACAATCACAGACCGTTGATGATGAGACTCACAAGCGCATGGTGGATAGATTCCTGCGAGGAAATCGTCCCTCCAGGGGCGATAACCATGGATCGCGGAACCCGAAGCGCAACCGGTCGCGCTCTCCTTCCAACGAACAGAGGAAGAGAACTGTCGCCAATCCAACAAAACGCCTCTGGAACGTGGAGCGCAGATCGTTGTCTCCCCTTCGAGATGGGGATATTTGGCAGGCCTATCGCCACATGGTCGACCAGAAGGTGCGGGATCTGAACGTCTCGTTCGATGCCTATAAGGCAGACCCTGAGCAGCACCCCAACTATCAACAGGAGTGGCAGAGGTTCTGGAAGCGTCGCAAGGACGAGCTAATACAGGCCGGAATCAATCATCGCTCCTATAATTTCCAAAACGAGTGGATTCACTACTTCAATGCTCGTCTGGATGAATTGTACAACCTCGAAATTGAGGATATTAAACTGAAATGTCGCGAAAGATTGTGCTTGCCCCTGACCAATCATGAGCTTGAGAATGAAAAGTATCATGTCCATGTGCGCGGTGTTGAAGAGCCTCAGCTGCGTCAACCGGAACCTCGTCAACCGGAACCTCGCCAACAGGCACCACATCAACTGGCACCCCGGCAACTAGAACCGCGTCAGCTAGAACCGCGTCAAATGGCACCCCGTCAACTGGAACCAAGACAACCCGAGCAAGGGCATCCGGATCCCTCTAAGAAGATCCGGAGTTCTCCGCCCAAAGAGGTCGAGCCGCCGAACGTGATTCACGTTCTCCGTCTTTTGACCGCTCTGGAGAATTATCTGGGAAGTTTGGGTCCTTTTGTTACCGAAATGCTGGCCAAGGCTTTGCAAACCCAAAGACTGTATCCCGACAGGGTTCACAATGTAATTCTGACATCTGAAAACTGTGCTATTTTGGAGACGGCCAAGGAGAAGTTCACCGGTCTCCTGATTTCACAAATATACGATCCCACTAAAGAGAAGGCTTTAAAGAGGGCGGTCCACGACACTGAAATGTTGCTGGAAGAAGCCACCAAATTTGTGGCTCCCAAAGATCCAGATTCAATAAAAATTGCTCCCCAGGTTATGGAGAAACCACAAGGCTTTGGTTTCGATAACAAGAATAAGAATCCCAATCAGATGCAGCTCTTAGATCAGAATTCCAAAAAGCCGTTCGATAAAACTGAACTGGCCGCCAAGTTGGCGTCTTCTTTAGTTTCCCAAGGGAAAACATCAATTAATCGCGAAGAGCTGCAGAAAATCCTTCAAGTTTATAACTTAATTGAGCAGAAGAAGCGTCAGGACGATCCTCCGAACAGTTCGGACAGTCCCGATCGACCGATTCGTTCACGCAACTCTCCCTTTGACTCTGAGGCCAATGATAACCCGTTGTCCCAACACTCGACtagaaatttaaatacaaacaaTGAGACCAGTAACTTTACTGGTCAGAATTACTCAGAAAATGTGGCTCGcctaaataacaaaaactcTAACATGGCTAACTCCGACAAGAATTACACATCGGATCGAGGATTTGGTTCTGGCTCCCGTCAGAACAGTGGATCCGGTGGTTATCAGAACACTCAATATCCCAGTTGTTCGGGCACCCTTCAGAGCAGTCAATACGGCTCTGGATTGGGATCGCTGCAGGGCAATCAATATGGTGCTAGGTCCGGAGGACTTCGGAACTCGGAATATGGATCGGGCTCCGGACCCGCAGGGCTTCAGCAGAATCTATTTGGGTCGGGCGGTGGAGGACTCTCAAGCAATCAATTTGGCTTGGGATCCGGCGGGCTAAATAACAATCCATATGGCAGCGGATCATCTGGTGGCAGATATTCGAGCACCCAGCCGGGCACTGGCGGATCGTCGTTGTCGTCCAGCAGCGTGTTGCCGAACAACTTGCAAATGTCCTCCCTTTTCAACTTCAATACCAATCTAAACCCCACATACAACTCTAACCGCAGAAGCCACAATTATTAG